Within Actinomycetota bacterium, the genomic segment GCCGCGCGCGCGATCCCGAAGTCGGTGACCTTCACCTCGCCGTTCTTGGTGATCATGATGTTCGCCGGCTTCACGTCGCGGTGAACGATCCCGTGCGAGTGCGCGAACGCGAGGCCCGCGCAGACGTCGCCGGCGATCTCCGCCGCGCGCTCCGGCAGCAGCGGGCCTTCCTCCTTGATCACGTCGCGCAGCGTCCGGCCCTCGATGTACTCCATGACGATGTAGTGCGTGCCGTCGTCGGAGCCGGTGTCGTACACGCCGACGATGTGCGGGTGGTTCAGCGCGGCGGCCGACTGGGCCTCGCGCCGGAACCGCGCGATGAAGTGCGGGTCGCCGGCGAACTGCGTGAGCAGGATCTTGATCGCGATCGTTCGT encodes:
- a CDS encoding protein kinase, coding for MAEVYLGRDRVLGRTIAIKILLTQFAGDPHFIARFRREAQSAAALNHPHIVGVYDTGSDDGTHYIVMEYIEGRTLRDVIKEEGPLLPERAAEIAGDVCAGLAFAHSHGIVHRDVKPANIMITKNGEVKVTDFGIARAA